The Borrelia hispanica CRI genomic interval GTTGTAGATATAGATACAAAATTTTATGTTGCTTGTTCTCTTGAAGTTGATGTAATAATACATTCTTTTCATATTATATTTAGTAATGTTAATTTTTTTGTTGAAAATGGTAAATTTGATAAGCTTAGGGTAAATAGCAAACGTGCATTTTCCATTTTTGGTTTGGCAGTTGATTACGTTTTTGGAAATATTACTTATGATGTTATTGATTCTGTAGGACTTGAGTTTATTGAAGATGGTGAATTTATTTTTTCTTTTAGGGCATTATTTATTGCATCTGTTTCTGCAATTAAATCATCATTAATTCAAGCTTTTGATTTTGATATATGTAAAACACCTATTGAGCTTAAAAGTATTTTAGATGATTGGAGTGTAAAAATTGATACTAATTAGCTTTAATTTGAATGGAGAAAACCTTTCAAAGAGTATTGGACTTTCTTTGAGTACTAAAGAGCTTTTAATTAGTGTTTTTTATTCAGGTGAGAGAAATTTGATTGAAAGAATGAATAAAAGATTTTCATTAGTTCTTTTGGATTTAAAACCGGTGTATTCATCTTTAGTACCAGCTTTTATGTTAAATGGGCGTAGTATTATTACTGTTGAGGGCTTGGAGAATACAACCTTTTATAATACATTAATTAAAGTTTTATTGGAGAGTGATTTTGGATTTTGTGACAGTTGTTTTGCATCCAATGTATTATTATTTTATTATTTTTTAAAACGTAAGGTTATAATTAGGACTGATATTTTAGGATATTATAGTACATTAAAGTGTCATTGTCTTGATGTTAATACCTTTTTAGACCTTTATTTACGGTTGGAAGAATTAGAGAAAAATGAGTAGTGTGAAGGTGTATTATCCTGAAAATTTTAATGCGCTTGTTAGTTTATTTCAGGAAGGTTCAAAAAATTATATAATTTATAATGAAATTGATTTTCATAAAAATTCTGAAATTTTTATGAAAAATGACTTTGATAGCTTTTTTATAATAAATAATTTTGAAAAGTTTAATAAGATTTTTCTTAGAAGTAATTTTTTGGAAATAGGTCCATGTGTTACTTATGATGCGGTTTTGCAATTTGGAGAGAGAAATATTCCACGTTTATTTTATGAGTTTATTTCTATGTTAAACGATAGAATATGTCTAAATAGCATTAATATTGCTAATGGCTTTTATTATAAGAACACAATTTTTGATTTATATCCTTTATTGTTAAGTCTTGATGCTCAGATTGAATTTAAGAATATTTTGACTAAAAAGAACTATACTTATAATGCTTATAGCATTAATAGGGATGATTATATACAAAATCGTCATGCTTTGTTTTTAAGTAAATTAAAATTTCCAATTACAAATTTGTGGAATAAGAGTTTTTATAATAGAATATTTGACTATGCTTTTTCATTTAATTTTTTAGATGAGATAAATATTATTTTTATTTGCGTTTTGTTGAATGTTAAAAGGAATATTATAAGTGATTTTCTGATGAAAATATTTTATAATGACAAGGTTATTACTTTAAGAGATTTTCAAGTTTTACTTTTAAACAAAACTTTGCCTTTATCTTTAGTTGAGATTGAAGATTCTCTTAGAATGTTAGATAAGAGTATTCGTGATGTTAAAAATTTTAGTTTGGAAGAGAGAAGTTTGAAACTTATAAAAAATTTTTATTTTGATATATTGTTTAATTTTTAGTCTTAAAAAATTAGCATTATTAAAAATTGTTGGTTTTTGGGGTTAGTTTTAATAGAAAGGCAATAGAATTTAATTTATCAATTTGTTTTTATGCATTATAATATTTATTTGTTAGTAATTTAATCAAAAAATAATTATTCAAATAAGGGGCTTAAGCTTATGGTTAAAAAAGAGGCTACAATTAAGGCTGTTAATGGTTTACATGTTAGACCAGCATCAACATTTGTCAAAAAGGCTAAGGAGTATGCTAGTGATGTAACTATTGAAGCTGATGGAAAATCTGTTAGCGGCAAAAGTTTGTTTAGATTGCAAACTCTAGAGTTATCTTCTGGTAAGAAGCTTATGGTTTGTGCTGATGGTGATGATGAGGAGAGAGCTGTTAATGAACTTGTTGAACTTATTGAATCTTTTAAAGAATAAGTGTGGAAGGTTAATATGACTTTATCGGGGAAAAGAATATCTAAAGGGATAGGTATTGGAGAAGCACTTTTTATCAAGAAAGATTTTGATAAATTAATTGATAAATCAAAAATTACTTCTTCACAAATTGATGGTGAGATAAAAAAGTTTAATGATGCTAAGTTAAAGGCTATATCTGTGTTAAGAGACCTTACAAAAAAGGTTGTATCTCAGCTTGGAGCTGATAAGGAAGGCATTTTTGAAGGACAGATGTTAATTATTGAAGATGATGAGCTTTCTGAGTCTGTTATAAATTTTATTAAGAATGAAAATTGTGGTGCTGCTTATGCTGTTTATCTATCTTTTAAAGAATTGATAGCAAGTGTAGAAAGATATGCAGATGTTTATTTAAAAGAGAGAGCTTCTGATTTTAAAGACATTAGAAATAGACTTATTGCAAATATTTTAGATAAGGTAGTTGATCTTGCTGAGGTTAAGAGAGATGTGGTTTTAATTACTGAAGAATTAACACCTTCTGATACGATGCAGGTTGATTTAAGTTATGTTAAGGGTTTTGTCACCACGGTTGGTGGTGAAACTTCGCATGCTGCTATTTTAGCAAGAACAATGGGACTTCCAGCTCTTGTGATGTCACCTTTAGATATTGATAAAATCAAAGAGGGTGAACAGTTGATAATTGATGGACTCTCTTCAATAATTATTAGTAATCCTTCATCTAGTGAACTTGATAAATATGCTCATAAGATATTAAAACATAATGAACATGAGAAAGAGCTTTTTGAATTGAAAAATCAAGATGCAGTAACAAAAGATGGTATTAAAATATTTCTAAAGGCTAATATTGGAACTCCAACAGATATTTTTTATGTTAATAAATATGGACTTGATGGTATAGGGCTTTTTAGGACAGAATTTTTATATATGGAGTCTTTAAAGCCGCCTACAGAAGATGAGCAGTTTGAAGCTTATAAAAGAGTTGTTGAGAATATTGAAAAAAAAGGTGTTGTTACTATTCGTACTCTTGATATTGGAGGAGATAAAGAAATTCCATATTTTAATTTTCCAAAGGAAGAAAATCCTTTTCTAGGATATCGTGCTCTTAGAATGTATATGGATTATGAAAGTTTGATCCAAAGTCAATTTAATGCAATTTTTAGAGCTAGCCATTATGGCAAAGTAAGGATTATGGTTCCTATGCTTGCTAGGTATGAGGAGCTTGAAATAATTAATCATTTTGTAGATAAAGCCAAAACAAATTTAAAATCTAGGAACTTACCTTTTGATGAAAATTTAGAAGTTGGATGTATGATAGAAGTTCCTTCTGCTGCTTTATTAGCATCTGAACTTGCTGATAAATTGGATTTCTTTAGTATTGGTACCAATGATTTAACTCAGTATACTTTGGCTGTAGATAGGGGTAATCAGAAAATATCAAATTTATATGATAAATATAATCCTGCTGTTTTAAAATTGATCAAGAATGTTTTTGATGCTGGTGATAATGCTGGTATTGATGTTTCTGTTTGTGGTGAACTTGGAGGAGATGAAGCTGGAGCTTTAATTCTCATTGGACTTGGATTTAAATCTCTGAGTATGGTTCCTAGTGCTTCTCTTAGGATTAAGTATTTGCTTAGAAAATATACTATGTCTGATTTGAATGAGTTGGCAATTAAAGTTTTAAATAGCAAATCAGAATCAGAGACTTTAAAATTTTTAGATAAATATATAGGAGATTAACTTATGGGATTTTTAGGTTTTTTTAAAAAGGTGGCTACTTTAGATTTGATAGCTCCTGTTAGTGGAAAAGTTGTTTCAATTGACAAGGTTCCAGATGAGGCTTTTGCTGAAAAAATAGTTGGTGATGGAATTGCAATTATGCCTACTGGAAATGAACTTGTTGCACCTTGTGATGGGAGTATTGGTAAAATTTTTAAAACTAATCATGCATTTAGTCTTGAAACCAAAGAAGGAATTGAAATTTTTGTGCATTTTGGTATTAATACTCTTAATTTGAATGGTAAGGGATTTACAAGAGTTGCTGAGGAAGGTATGAGTGTTAAGCAGGGTGATGTTATTATTAGGCTTGATCTTGAGTATTTAAAAGCCCATGCAGAGTCAATAGTTACTCCTGTTGTTATTGCAAATTCTGATGAAGTTTCAAGCATTGAATATGTGTTTGGCAAGCTTGATGATGGTTCTGAATATTTTGTCTCTTCTACTACTACTTTAAATGAAGATATTGAGACTAAAATACTTCAAGCTAGTCCTGTTGAAGCGGGAAAAGATATAGTTCTTAGAGTTAAAAAGTAAGTTCGCAGACTCATGTGTCTGCGAACTTACTTTTATTATATATTGCTTTCTAACATTTCATTTATTATGTTTATAAATTGATTTGGATTTTTACTTGGCAGTCCTGAAGTTATTATTGCTTCTTCAAGAAGAATGATGCTTATTTTTTCTAAGGTTGTATCATCTAAATTTTTTAAATTTTTAATAATTTTATTGTTTGGATTAAGTTCAAGAATGGGTTTTGTTTCTTTAACTTCTTGTCCCATTGATATCATGATTTTTTGCATTTGATAAGTAGGATCAGTGCTGTCAATTATTATTGCTGATGGTTCTTGTATGAGAGTTGCTGATAATGAAACATCTTTAACATGATCTTTTAAGATTTCTTTTATTTTAGACAGTATGTCTTGAAATTCTTCTTCTATTTTTTTGAAATTTTCATCTTTTAATTCATCACTTGTTTCATTTTTATTTATTGCTTTTAATTTAATGCCCTCATATTCTGTTATGAAATTTAAAATAGCTTCGTCAATCTCATCATCCATAATGAGAGTTTCGTATCCTCTATCTTTATAAGCATTTACAATAGGGTTGATTTTAAGGATATTTTCTTTGCCTCCAGTTATGTAATATATGCTTTTTTGTTCTGCAGGCATTCTATCTTTATATTCTTTTAGTGATACAAATCCATTTACATTAGAAGATTTGAATCTAATTAGAGATATTAGTTTGTTTCTATTATCAAAATCTGAATAAACCCCTTCTTTTAAACATCTTCCAAATTCTTTAGAAAATTCATTGAATTTGGTGGAGTCGTTTTCACTTAATTTTTCAAGCTCACTAAGTATTTTTTTTACAGAAGATGCCTTTATTTTGGCTAATGTTTTATTTTGTTGTAAAATTTCCCTACTTACATTTAGGGGTAAGTCTTGGCAATCTATTATTCCTTTTATAAATCTTAAATAATTTGGAAGCAGACTATCAGCAGAATCTGAAATAAAAATTCTATTTATAAATAATTTTACGCCAGGTTTAGTATTTGGATAGTATAGGTCATAGGAAGCTTTGCTTGGAACATAAAAAAGATTTGTGTATTCAATACTTCCCTCGGCTTTTGTATGGATATGAATTAATGGATTCTCATAATCAAAAGTTAAATTTTTATAAAATTCATTGTATTCTTCATTAGAGAT includes:
- a CDS encoding FAD binding domain-containing protein; this encodes MSSVKVYYPENFNALVSLFQEGSKNYIIYNEIDFHKNSEIFMKNDFDSFFIINNFEKFNKIFLRSNFLEIGPCVTYDAVLQFGERNIPRLFYEFISMLNDRICLNSINIANGFYYKNTIFDLYPLLLSLDAQIEFKNILTKKNYTYNAYSINRDDYIQNRHALFLSKLKFPITNLWNKSFYNRIFDYAFSFNFLDEINIIFICVLLNVKRNIISDFLMKIFYNDKVITLRDFQVLLLNKTLPLSLVEIEDSLRMLDKSIRDVKNFSLEERSLKLIKNFYFDILFNF
- a CDS encoding HPr family phosphocarrier protein; translation: MVKKEATIKAVNGLHVRPASTFVKKAKEYASDVTIEADGKSVSGKSLFRLQTLELSSGKKLMVCADGDDEERAVNELVELIESFKE
- the ptsP gene encoding phosphoenolpyruvate--protein phosphotransferase; this encodes MTLSGKRISKGIGIGEALFIKKDFDKLIDKSKITSSQIDGEIKKFNDAKLKAISVLRDLTKKVVSQLGADKEGIFEGQMLIIEDDELSESVINFIKNENCGAAYAVYLSFKELIASVERYADVYLKERASDFKDIRNRLIANILDKVVDLAEVKRDVVLITEELTPSDTMQVDLSYVKGFVTTVGGETSHAAILARTMGLPALVMSPLDIDKIKEGEQLIIDGLSSIIISNPSSSELDKYAHKILKHNEHEKELFELKNQDAVTKDGIKIFLKANIGTPTDIFYVNKYGLDGIGLFRTEFLYMESLKPPTEDEQFEAYKRVVENIEKKGVVTIRTLDIGGDKEIPYFNFPKEENPFLGYRALRMYMDYESLIQSQFNAIFRASHYGKVRIMVPMLARYEELEIINHFVDKAKTNLKSRNLPFDENLEVGCMIEVPSAALLASELADKLDFFSIGTNDLTQYTLAVDRGNQKISNLYDKYNPAVLKLIKNVFDAGDNAGIDVSVCGELGGDEAGALILIGLGFKSLSMVPSASLRIKYLLRKYTMSDLNELAIKVLNSKSESETLKFLDKYIGD
- the crr gene encoding PTS glucose transporter subunit IIA, which translates into the protein MGFLGFFKKVATLDLIAPVSGKVVSIDKVPDEAFAEKIVGDGIAIMPTGNELVAPCDGSIGKIFKTNHAFSLETKEGIEIFVHFGINTLNLNGKGFTRVAEEGMSVKQGDVIIRLDLEYLKAHAESIVTPVVIANSDEVSSIEYVFGKLDDGSEYFVSSTTTLNEDIETKILQASPVEAGKDIVLRVKK
- the htpG gene encoding molecular chaperone HtpG — protein: MKKQFDTEVNDLLYLIIHSLYSHKEIFLRELISNASDAIDKLKFLNITDEKFKDIKLDPRIDINFDEKSITIKDNGIGMNREDLINHLGTIAKSGTKEFINNLKKDEKKAASLIGQFGVGFYSAFIVADKVEVITKKALDNIAYIWSSDGKTGYEINETSKDENGTEIILHLNEEGTEYANKWKIQEIIKKYSNHISYPIFIKYREPIMKDGKQEGFEEKEDKLNDTTAIWTKNKNEISNEEYNEFYKNLTFDYENPLIHIHTKAEGSIEYTNLFYVPSKASYDLYYPNTKPGVKLFINRIFISDSADSLLPNYLRFIKGIIDCQDLPLNVSREILQQNKTLAKIKASSVKKILSELEKLSENDSTKFNEFSKEFGRCLKEGVYSDFDNRNKLISLIRFKSSNVNGFVSLKEYKDRMPAEQKSIYYITGGKENILKINPIVNAYKDRGYETLIMDDEIDEAILNFITEYEGIKLKAINKNETSDELKDENFKKIEEEFQDILSKIKEILKDHVKDVSLSATLIQEPSAIIIDSTDPTYQMQKIMISMGQEVKETKPILELNPNNKIIKNLKNLDDTTLEKISIILLEEAIITSGLPSKNPNQFINIINEMLESNI